TCGCCTAGTGCTTGAGCAAATAGGTGATCTCGAGCTTGACCCTGGAGAGTCCGAAGAGAGAAGACAGGAGTTGTCTGGCATTGTCTCTTCACAAGATGAGACGGAGACTCCTGTAGAACAGGAGCGAAAGCCGTCACTCCGCCTTCCCCCACCCCCTCTTCGGATTCCTAGCACCGCATGCTCTCCCGCAACACCTGCTCTCACTGACGCGACAACACCTTCATCCTTCCAGTCTCATCTCACAAACTCTCCCGCCAACACCAACGCTCTTTCCTCTCTACCTAACTCTGCCATCCTCCCCACCCACCTCGAGAACATATCTTCCTTCTCCACCGACAGTAGCTATTGTGAAAGCCATCCCAAGTCTGATGTAAGTGAATCATTTGGCCGTGGTGTCACCAGCACTGGTAGCAGCTTCACATACAACAGTCACACACGTGACTCGGAAATGAGTGGTGTCTCGCAGACCTCGACTCGGGCTACGTCACCTGATATTGGTGGTAGCTTACAGGGGAGCTTCACGGTTCACTCACTGAAGGAAAGTATGAGCTACTCGACCCTCGCGGAAGAAAACGAGGAGACCGAGGCCAACATCCTGGAAAGGACTTACGCACATGAACTCATCTACAAGGAAGGTTCAGTGATGGGCGGCAGTCTCCGTGCTCTTATTGAGAAGCTGACCGCTCACCAATCCACGCCCGATGCCATGTTTGTCTCAACGTTCTACCTCACCTTCCGTCTTTTTGCCACGCCTCTTGAGTTTGCAGAGGCCCTTGCCGAACGCTTCGAGTACATCGGTGACACACCCCACGCCGCTGGGCCTGTCCGCCTCCGTGTGTACAACATCTTTAAGGGCTGGCTCGAGTCCCACTGGCGCCATGATCGTGACAACATAGCCCTGGATTTCATTGTCAACTTCGCAAACACACGACTTGTGGTTGATCTGCCCACTGCTGGTAAGCGGTTGCTTGAATTGGCCAGCAAGGTGTCTGCAGTTGGTGGCCCACTTGTGCCTCGCTTAGTTTCCTCCATGGGCAAGACCAACACTTCCATTGCCCAATACATCCACCCTGATACCCCTCTACCTCCTGTAGTCCTTGGCAAAAAGGAACAGAGCTTGCTCAAGCAATGGAAGAACGGGGAAGGTTCAATAACTGTTCTTGACTTCGACCCACTTGAACTCGCCCGTCAGCTCACCATCAAGGAGTCCCGCATTTTCTGCTCGATTCTTCCCGAGGAACTATTGGACACAGAATGGACCAAAAAGACCGGCTCGTTGGCTGTGAATGTTCGCGCCATGTCAACTCTGTCGACTGATCTTGCCCACCTCGTTGCTGACTCTATTTTGTATCTCGAGGAGCCCAAGAAGCGTGCCGCAACTATCAAGCACTGGGTCAAGATTGCCAACAAATGTCTGGAGCTAAACAACTACGACACCCTCATGGCAATAATCTGCTCATTGAATTCCTCCATGATCTCTCGACTGAAGAAAACCTGGGACGTCGTATCACAGAAGACAAAGACTGCCCTCGAGCAGCTCCGTGGCATCGTGGATGTATCTCGCAACTACGCAGTACTTCGTCAGCGCCTTCAGAACCATGTTCCACCTTGCCTTCCGTTCGTCGGTACTTATCTGACAGACCTCACCTTTGTCGACCACGGCAACCAATCCCTCCGTACCCTCTACACCGATGACAGCGAAATGGCTGTCATCAACTTCGACAAGCACATGAAGACGGCTCGTATTATCAGCGAGCTCCAACGGTTCCAGATTCCCTACCGTTTAACGGAAGTTCCGGAGCTACAGGCCTGGATGCAAAACGAGCTCGTGCGCGTGCGCTCGAACGGCGAAACAACCGCGCAAACCTTCTACCGCCGCTCTCTGGTTCTCGAGCCCCGAGAGCTCTCCCGCAGTGGAAACACCTTTCAGTCCCAGTCCTCCCAGTCTGAGTCCGTTCCCTCCAGGCTCGACAATGCCAAGGACATGTTCGACTTCCTCTCATGGACGAACCAGTCCAAAACGAAATCCGTCACCACACACGGATAAAGCTCTCTCTTTTACACCGTCACCTATACCATTCTTCACCCCCTAATGACTAATGACCTCTTCTCATTCCCAATTTACTCTTTTTCAACTGACACCATCCTCACCATTCATTATTCTACTATGCATACTTGCATCATCTGTCTCCaacccccttttttttgctatctgtgAATATCCCATCATTATTCTTCCACCTATTTACCTGTTGTTATTCTTGGGCGGTActtgtgtctttttttttgcagtTTCTCTTTCGAGAATGTATCATTTGAAAAGCGGTTATGTATGGAACGGGGCCAGGGACTACCCAAAAGGAGTTTACCAAAGGCCTTGCTCTGTTTATGTGATTtgttcaatttcttcttgtctGGTCTGTTCTTATTTCGGCTGGGAACGGGGAAACAAGGACAGGGGCACTGGAAAAAGGATTGTTACCGATCAACTGGGCGGTTCCTATACCCTCTagacaatttttttttttgcctcaCGGCTTCTGTACAGGAGCATCAATTAAAATCTGCGTGAAATGCAAAATCCTCTTTGATCTCAATTGTTTCTTCTCCAACCATCGTAATTGTCACTCTTTTGGGGCCTAAACCAGTGGGTTTTCTCGTGAGTGAAACACGCTTGAGGGAACTCTAGGTGACCGAATTAAGAACTTCCGATGCCTTTCTGGCTTGAAATTTCTGCCTGAATACTGATGTCTGCATCTCCACAACAGCTTGAATCCTACCCTCCACTTGTTGTAAGACCAATGCCAACAAGTTAGCTAAAAGACCAACTTACCAGCGATAGCCCACCATTAACAGCTACTAACTGACCAGTAACCCAGCGTGAAGTATCCGAAACCAAAAGCGCAAGAACAGGAATCAAGTCAACCTTCAACGTCCCCAAACTTCTCCCCAAGACAAACTCGACCATCCATGCAAACATCATGGCCCACAACACTCTCCGCCTCAAGATTCTCACGATAGCCATCAATCATGGGTGTCCAAACAGCCGGTAGGACCGCATCAACACGAATCCCATACTTCCCCCACTCACGCGCCACAGCCCCTGTAACGCTCTGCACGGCACCCTTCGAAGCAGCGCAGTGAGCCAGAAGAGGCAGCGGCTCTGACGCAAAATCAGACCCGAAGTTCAGAATCGTGCCGCCCTGAATCTTGAGATAGGGGAAGACAGCCTGGTTCACGAAGATCGTTCCCTTGACATTGACATCTAGCATATAATCCAGCTCGCTGTCGGCGATGGTCTCGGCTGCATCTCGATGAATGTGACCCGCTGCGTGGACTAAACTGTCCAATCTACCAAGGAAGCGGACTGCGGCTTCCACGACGGCATTACACTCGGATCTGACTGTTACATCGAGGTGTTGATATTGGATTTTTGAGTTGGGGTTTTGGCCGGAGATTTCAGATGCCACGCTTTGGCCGATGGTGTCTTGTATGTCACATATCACCATGTGCACACCGTGCGCAGCAAGGACTTCGGCGGTTGCTTTGCCGATTCCGGAGGCGCATCCTGTGACCAGGACGCGTTTTCTGGTGACGGAAGGGGATTATATGGCAAGCTGTTTCCTCTACAGGGCAGTCGCCGTGGGGGGTTTTGGGATACGTTTGGGATAGGGACTATTGTGGATGATGGAGATGCTTCTTTCGGTTGTTGGTTTTGGATTGCTTCTATCTAGCGCCTTTTCCAGGCTCGATGTCACCTGTTCTGTGTGGATTAAGACGATGTTGATTCTGGCTGGGTTGTACACCCCGAGTCAAGTGCTGAGATTCGTAGAGTGAAATTTTCATCGGAGAGGCAACGACGAAGGAATACAGCCATTCTTGCTGGGAGCACAGAAGCCTTGTGTTTTGGGAATTCCAGGAACAAACGAGTCGAGTTACACACTGATGTGGATGTCAATTTTCACTCAGAGGCGAATATGAGTGGCATATAATGAAAGAGTTTAGGTTGAGATGTCTTCTCTAAAACAAATGTGGTCTAGGAACAAAATGCTTCGGGATTTACACATTTCTTCTATGAGTAGAAGGTTTGGTGCAAGGAAATGCTACACAACAACTAAGCCCAATACAATGATGAGATCGGTTTAAACTCTTGCTATCGTTGTGTTAGGGCTGAATTTTGTGCCACCTAATAGCTTCCCCTGTGGACCTAGATCCGGAGATGGACGTACAAGAATGAGAATTCCACTTTACCCATTGCCTTGTGGTATCATAAAATGATGAAAAGCATCAATGGCTGTTAATTCAAAATCATCATAATTTCTATATGTCGCTATTGATCCCAGCCTATTCGTTGTATTCTCAAAATACAGACTTTGTCCCACCGAAAACCCGAGCTGAGGGTACCCTAGGGGACTCAATTCTGTCAATGGCAGAAATTCGGGAGATTTAACATTCAGCTACATTTATAAGCCTAACTGGGAAGCCAGATCAAAGACACGGCAGCAAATAGATGAATAGCCTCGGTAGAGATATTTTCATCTGGGGAAttcagaaaaaaagagagacagCGTACAATCATGCATAAGAAAGGAACGACTACAATACCGCAACTTTGGAGCCGAGCCCATAGTTATCATTCGTTGTGGGATCCTTTTGCCAAACACCACCAGTTAAACAGGCAAAGGGGACAAGTGCACCACAAAAGAGGAGTGAATTCTTGACAAGTGACCTACTTAGAGAATGTTTCAGAGTTCTCAACCAATTTAATGTTCAATGGCTATAAAAATGTGGTCTTGCACTATTTAAGCCATTTTTTCCGCCTATGCTCTAGCTACAAACCCGAAGAGGCGGGCAACATCTTCAGAAAGGACGGCTCAAAAGAAATCTAAAAAAAGACCACCAACGCATCACAAGACCGCATAAGCGGCTTACGATTCTTGTATCGGATGCATGAAGTGCTCGGGTCTAGTGTTTGCTTGTGTTATCATTAGTTTCCTGTTTGTAGGATGCTATACTAGACTATACATCTCATGCATCTAGGTTTGTAGGGTGTTTAATAACTTGATCATCTTCGTATCGTACAATTAAAAGTTACTCTCCAAGGCTGCGTAAGCCCGTCGCAGTGTCATTCCAAATCTCCGTCTGTTATTTCTACTTTTCTTAGTGGCTGGCTGATCCTTGCATGAACTCTTCTGACAGCCTAGCAGAGTTGACTCTTTGGAGGATTTTCTTCAAAATCAACAACATAGACTCATGCAAAAGATAAATCTAAAGGACCTCAATCGGGAATTAAAAAGCGCCCCTTAATTGTACATTTCAACTGGCAGACCGTTGCCATTGGATTGAAGCATTTGAAAAATGCGACTGCCTATATTCTGTAAGCACCAAACTTATGCAAGCCCAGGACAATTTGAAATTTGTCAACGTTCTGTACGATCTATCTGGTTGATGCGTTTTAATGCAAGAATATGAAATCCATTTTCGAGCTGCATCTCGCTAAATGTGACCACATCACATCTAGACTTGACGTAAAACCTCACGACATTGTTCATTTCAATGACAGTTTGTTTATGTATTGAAAATATACGATGTATTCTGTATGTCAGTATGAGGTGGAGGGGAAATGTGACCTGTCACGACGTATGAAACCTGCGAAACCGGTTTGGGCACTCATGTCAGAGGCCAGTGTGGACGGCAGGGATTTCATGGAATTTGATTTTAGAGTCTGGACTTACATTGTAAGGAAGTTATGCCGAAGCAAGTGGAAATCGATGTCCCATCACCGAGATGTCTAGACGTCGAATGTAGGAGCCTTGAAACTAAGACAACTATATTACATAACGTGCTCTAAAAGCCTCCATAAAATCTAAGCCAACGCCGTCATTATCATCATAGGCGGATACTCTGGTATCGAAGTCTAGCGGCAATGAAACAGCAGTTTCAGAGAGGGGTCGTAAATCAAGTATGGGGACCATTGAAGGGCGGCCATGAGCGCATTGAAACGGGAAGACACAACGGGCCAGCCTGGAGACCAAGGCCTGGCACTCTTCAATATTCAGCGGATCATTGAACATGATAGCAGTTCGACAGGCGCGGGAGTTGAGAAGGTCTACAATGCCTTGAGGGCATCCATTCATCTGTTGAACCCATGAGCGCGAGGCGGATGATGTTGAGGCTCCTTTGTGTGCCACATCATCACTGCCTGACAGTTCGAGATCCTGGTCCGCATCTTCGGGTTGAAATGTTTTCTTCGAGTGGAACGGCTTTCTGCCATCTTCCTCATTTGACCAGATCTCACGCCTCATCAAGTCAATCAACACGTGAGGCTCGAGCCGACAGCGTTCGGCTATTAGGGCAGGAAGAGTATACACGGTGATCAAATCAGTAGAGTTGGTCTTGGCATGTGTCATGTACTCAATACCCCAGTCTGAGAAGAGACTCGTATATTTTTGAAAGAGAACACCTTCCGTCGATGAGATTTCGAATAACAAAGAACCGACTTGGACAGTTCGCACTCGACCACCCGACTCCAAATTTTCACCTTGGCCGGCAGGGAGGAACATCTCCCTAAGCAACAGTTCAATTCGACATCGCTCATCAGCCGCGTGCTGATCAATTAAGAGCAGAACATCGTTTGTTGTTCTATCCCAATTGAGAAAGACGGGAGCCGTCTGGACTTTAGCCAGGATGAACTTTTTGTCCACCTGTGCTATCACCTCGGCAGTCTCAAGCGCACAGCGTTGAAGTTTTCCTCGATATTTGGCGACCTGCGCTGTACCAAGCGGTCCAGCGCCCTTGAAGCAGTTGTGCGAAGAAGTAGCTGTATTCTGCTGACCCGCGGATGCCGCGCCTAGATTTGATATTGGCATTTCTGTACGACTAAAGGAAGGATTGTCCCATGCTCCCAGCAGGTTTTCTATCCAGAGATTTTGCATTGGATGCTTGGACGAGGCATCGAGACAATCTGTGGGAGAAAGCTGGGTAGCCAATGACTTCCGAGAATTCATCGTTTGGCCAGTTCGAGGGTTGATCATATAGGCCAACTTGGTGTGTGGATCGATCCAGGTCATCATCTTGTCTGATGGTGAGTTGCCAGTCAGATCCTCCGTTCTGGCCCTGCCCTCATCAGAGACACTCTTATTCGGGGGATTTGGAAGAATTGTGCGCATATGGCCATCACTTCGGCGGGTTGGCCTATGTTTAGGGAGAATCGGCAATGAACTCTCACCCCGCACTATGTCAGGAGCCACATTTGAACGCCGAGGCAGTCGATGAGTCGGAGAATTCGCTTTGAGATCCTTAGCAGTTTTTACCCTGGACCAGTTAGCGAGGCTTTGGCCAGAGTTCACAGACTGGGCTCTTGGGAATGACGGAATTTTCAGATAACCGCTAAACGCTTCTTCGGTGCTTGAAAGCGACCGACCTTGTTGAAGGGGCCCACGGAAACTGCTAGCTACATCGGAGAATTCCGAACGGATACTTTGGTTTTGCTCTGATGACCTAATCTGCTTTTTGCTGCTACGAGGGCGGAGATTGTGTTGCTTCAAAAATTCATGAACCATGGCCCCTAGCACATCAACTATACGTTGAACGGACTTGGCCGATTCTGGGAGATGCTCAGATCCATCATTATCCAATCGTACGATAGCGGTTGTGCCAATGCAGATGTAAAACATTGGCCACTTGTTGACTGACTTTGCCCAGCTTCGAGTGCTTGCGTTGCTTGGGGCATCAAGTTGATTCACTGAAGATGCAGGACGTGTAACAGAGTTTCTTCCAGACGGAGCTCCAGCATTACTGAAATCTGATAAACCAAATAGCCGGTTCACTTCATCGTACAGAACATTCGAGCAATTGCGCGATAGCATAGGCTCTTTCCCCAAAGAAATGAACTGAACTTTCCGAGTTGGACTGGGCTTGAGAGAGATTGCTCCATAAATTATGATGTCAGAGACTGATGCTGAAATTTCATGCCAATCATCGAAGCTTCGGGGTGTGATCAGCCCAGATTGTGTGAGAATTAGCCCGATACGTTTAAGATCAAACTCCCGAGCATGAGCGATGCATGCTTCGAATATAGATGTAATGCCAAGACGAATGGACAtccgcctttttttttccacatCGAGGACGACTAGTTTCGAAAATTGAGGATTGGCCAGAAGGAGAAACACCAAGGAGTTCCTCAAATGGTCCCACTCTCGTTCTAGCTCGTCCGGTCGCTGAAGAGTGAGAGCTCGATTCTTGACACGAACTGGCATGTTCCCAAAAAGGTCATTGACGGTCACAGAAGTGCCATGACTGGCAGAGCGAAGCACCTGATGTGGCGGTGCGGGGGTTAGCCGAGCCACGGGCGTCGAATGATGAAAAATGATTGAGTTTGTGCATTGATGACGAACATGACGAGAAGTCACAGTAAGCAGAGATAATGAGGCCAGAGATGCCAGGAATAATCCCCGATGGCCATACACGCCATTCAGCTTGAATTTGGATGTATCTGTTGCACACATTAGCCAGCACGCATTACAAGCTGAAGGTCGAGAGACATGCGGTGAGGCTTGCCCAGCCCTCCTGTAGCTTCAAACTCGACCGGAAGAATTCCATCGCCATCATCTTCAACTACACAACCACCACGTTTGAAATCAACGGTGATAAAGACGGTATGTGCATTGGCATCCAAAGAATTTTTGACTAGCTCCAAAATGACACCATTCAGATGCACAATGGATGTAGACGATTTAATCTTTGCAATCACCTCTGAAGGTAGCGCTCGTATTATTGACTGAGGAGGCATTGACGCAGTTGTTTGTATTCACCATGGCATTACGCCATtcaaagcaagaagaaagaccCCAAAAATGGATTTAAAGAACACGATTGTAAAACGCATCTCAATCATGATCATCGAACATTTTGCTGCTAGAGGCACCACAATATGTATCAATCAATGATTCACAAAAGAATAGAATGTCAAGGATGTTGACAGTACGTCAAATAGAAGTCAAGAGGCAACATGAAGGCAGGCACATGACGTGCACGGATAAACTGTCTCCCCGCCCGCTGCCCCGTCTGCCTCGGCGTGGCTCGATCTTCAGGGCACTTCTCCCTTGCCTACCTTTGACTTTTCACAAGGCAGAGAGGGTAGTGACTAGGCTGCCTTTTCAAGCTAGAATGGCTACTGCTGATGGTCCTGCTAGGGTGCATGGTAAGTACAGATTGTGACTTTGTTGGCCACCATGAACCTCTGCTAAGGGATTCACACAATACAGACCGGAATGTACGTCGCCGTCCATTTTCAAACTGGGTGAAACGCCTGGCGAACCTTAAGAGTTCCTCCGACTCTGCGACAAATCGATGGTCCAACAAGCGCTACACGGGcaccaagggcaagaagagcGATCAAGAAAACAACCCATACCCACTCTCTGGAACCATCAAGCGTGACACAGGGACTCGGACACCGACCGACTCATACATAGATGATCAATGCGGTGCAGACCATCGCTCCAAGAGCGATCCATCTTTATGCTCAGGCTATGAGAACCCGGCTCCCCTAACAAGCGCAAAATCAGCTGCGCCAACCATTTCAACCAACGGCGACGCCGCATTATCCGAAGCGGCATATTCCAAAGCAGGCACATTGGCAACTGGTACTGAAGGATTCAGCACGCATGGAGGAGGAGAGGGTAGCACCTTCTCGTCACCTGCACCTTCAATTCGATCGATGACCACTACCCTGACCACTGTTCACTCGGCGGCACCCTCGACCCAACTGTACAATGCGCAAAATAACCACAATGGGCATCATCACCATCATGGCAGCTCGATGCAGAGCTCCTCGAACCAGCAGATACAATTTTCCCACCAATTTCCTTCAACCTCACCCGCTACCGCAGTCCCATCGCACCTGGTGCCCCAGAGCCATGCGATGACGTACAGCGCCGCAACCGCAAATAATGCCTTGACGGATAACGCCTCTCTTCTAACTCTGGCAAGCTCATCTAAGCGCCGTCGCCGTAACTCCCTGGACACCAATGCATCTGTACGCGGATTGGCTCCATCTTCTGTCTTCGGCGGTAGTCGGGAGAGCCTGCCGCTGAGTGTTCTGAGTGGGAATGCCACGGAGGTATCCAACACCTCTGTTTTTAGTGCGTCTGGGGTACTGAGCCGACCAAGCATTGTTGGCCTTGCTAGTGCTGAGCGCATCAGTGTCTACTCGGCATCCGGAGTAATTCCGCTAGCCAGCACCGCTGCGGAGCGCGGCAGCTTGTACACCACCAAGCCAACCGCCGGCGGTGATACGACCAGCATTCGCAGCAGTGTCCACTCGCACAGTCGAAATGACAGCACTGCCCCCAGCATCGCCGGGGGCATTGGTAGTCAGTTAGCTCTGGCTGGTCGCATGAGCCGAAGAAGTTCGGGCTGGGGAGAAATTACCGGCGAGGAAGGCAATAATGGAAAGCAAGTTGAAAAAAATGAGGATGAAATGGCGACCAAGGATCAAAACGCCTGTCCCATTGAGCCGCTCAAAAATTGATTCCACATCCCATGTATCCGCACACCTTTGCCGGCCACAAAGGGTGAGGTGTGTTTGAATGAAGTTACGCATGGACAGGTCGGAAGATTGAGCGAATTAACAGCGATCCTTTACTACATAATGACTTGATGCAAGGTTACCTTTCAAGGACCTGGATATTTTTAATGGTTTGGTGGCGTTTTATGGGCTGGGACTTTGATACCCTATGCGGTATGGACGAATTCGTTTCTACTCAATCCATATTTGCATGCAACTTTCAATCTTTCGTGTATCCATTAGACCTTTCCTAGATTCGGTTTCGGGTGATTACTTTGGACATGTGCATATTCTCGTCGTATTTATCAGTGCCCATTCACCCCTGCCCGTCAAGGCCAATTGGCTTAAGGAAACTTGATTTCATCGGCGCCGGATGACTATGGGCATATCGGACTCACACGCGAAGCACGTATTTTGGTACGTCCATTCATGATTGGGGTCCATCAGTTGAATCTACATGGAGTTGATACTAAATAGGTTGAAAGCTAAGGAACCCCTATACCACTCACATCGAACGAGCTTTACACCGACACAATCAGCTTTTTGACCTCTTGTTACAGCGAGAGACTGGCCCATGCAAAGCGAGCCTCCGCGACCGAAAAACCCACGGTTTGTGACAAAGGGGTTAATTCCAGCATTAGTTTCTGCAGGGAAATATCGTCTATCAGGAAGCGTCAACCCCTGGAACGAGGCAGTCGAAGATGATGGCAAAATCAGGGTTGAGGCGCGAAGCTTCACGAAAGACGGCGTCCAGGCATGGCAAGTTGCGGATCACCTTCCTGGGAGCGGAGCATAGACCCCAGTTATGGCAAGTTCAGCTATCGCAGCAGGTTACTTAGATAGCTATGAAATGGCAGCACGCAtggtggctgagcttgtgTCGCCTCCGGCAAGAATTCTCAGCACTAGCCAGTTGACGGTCTGGTTGCCTGCGGAAACCTATCCATTCGTCTGCTGGGAAAATCTCCTCTACATGTTTACCATGGACGGATCCTAGCCCCAGTTTGTCTACAAACTTGGTAATTGACTGATCGAAAAGCTCGTATTCCAGAAACTTGATCATGGTCCACAAGCCCCGAACAGGTCGAATGTTCTGGTGTAGACCATGTCGAAAGGTCCTTGGTATTTGTTTTGATGCGCTTTTATGTGTGAGCACACAAGGACAAGCTCGGTGTGGCCTTTGCAATGCGTTTTGGAAATTTGCAAGTCCCTGAGCAGAAACACTTGCAACCTTTAAACGGTCGATCACACTTACTGACTAATAAAAAGGTGTTCCCCAGCACAACATCGGACAGTTATAACATGATCCTGTATCCATGCCTGTCTCTCAACCGCAAGGTTCTTGACAATACTCAGCACGAAACGCAGAAGGGCGTTGTATACACGGCTGTTGACGACTTGGAAAATCAAACTGCCATCTTAGACCCTATGCCCCAAAGAGCGCAGCTATCAACATGAAACCGAGGTTTCAGTGACATCCAATCATTCATGGCTTACAAAGGAGCTGGTCGACGTAAAATGAATTGCCCCACGAAACGGCTAGCGGCCGACCTCATCAACAGCTATTAAGATACATAGGAATATTCTCAACACACAGTTCCATCCATGTTTCATGAACATCTACCTCAGTTTTTCATCACGTCAAACCCTCACGACCTTCCGGCAAAAGTTGGCGCTTGCACTGCATCAATCAATTTAGCATGAATACTACGGCAAGTAGTATTTTACATAAAAGTGATATTGAAGGGCATCTAGTAAGTTCCTTAAAGCCCCTAAGTGCAAATACTACAGTTCAAAACGAGAGAAAGAGGTGACACGCAAAGCTCGGTCAAGTATCGAAGAAACCATAATTCACAGACCAAGGGCTTTTTTCAGCAAGATCTTGAAGGTGGCTTCTTCCATAATTGCTGTGAAACTGCTCTATATTAGCACGCTGATTCAGAAGCcgagaaaaagcaaatctCCACCCCTGGCACTTGATATTAGGCCTCATGGCATTCTCCAGTGTTTTCAATATCTCTTGCGTCAATCGTGGAAAGTTCTCATGGTCTCTTATCCAATTCTATGCTTGAATGGGCGTAATGTACCATCCAAGTCAAGCCTGTCTGCCATCTCAAACAGTTTTAAAAAGACATCCACCGAAGCCTTCCATCAAGAGTCGCCGTCGAGGGTTGGGGGCGCAAATTATAGCAGTGTGCTTTGCATTGACATGGCACGACCCAAGGAATGTGCACTTGAGATGTACGACGGGCATGGCCGCTCCAGTCTCCAAGTTTGTGAGCACAATCAGGATTGTTGACGGAAGGTTTGGATACGTACGACAGGACAAATTCGACTCCTGTTTGGAACCATTCGTGCTCGGAAAACTCGACCAGGTCCTTTTGCATGTCATCTTGAGGATTTTCGGTCCCGTAAACTTTTCTCTTATTCATTTTGCCAGTACTGCCTGTTTGAGCTGTGATGAGTTGGATGGACGAGGGGCTTGATATAGATGGCTGGCCTTTTTGACCCATCTTGGATGCTGGATGGATGGCTTCTCTCATGCTTTGGTTATTTTCATGCGCGTTGCTGCAGTGGGAATCCTATTAACAGTCGGGGAAACTAGTAATAAAGGATTTCTAAAAAAGCATGGCCCCCAGGCACGGTAACTTTGGCCAAGTGGGACTTCGGGTTAAACAGTTCCTGTGGAAGGCTGGCTACTG
Above is a genomic segment from Penicillium digitatum chromosome 3, complete sequence containing:
- a CDS encoding Short chain oxidoreductase/dehydrogenase, putative; translated protein: MVICDIQDTIGQSVASEISGQNPNSKIQYQHLDVTVRSECNAVVEAAVRFLGRLDSLVHAAGHIHRDAAETIADSELDYMLDVNVKGTIFVNQAVFPYLKIQGGTILNFGSDFASEPLPLLAHCAASKGAVQSVTGAVAREWGKYGIRVDAVLPAVWTPMIDGYRENLEAESVVGHDVCMDGRVCLGEKFGDVEG
- a CDS encoding DNA mismatch repair protein pms1, whose translation is MPPQSIIRALPSEVIAKIKSSTSIVHLNGVILELVKNSLDANAHTVFITVDFKRGGCVVEDDGDGILPVEFEATGGLGKPHRMSLDLQLVMRAG
- a CDS encoding Ras guanine-nucleotide exchange protein, putative, which translates into the protein MTPPLTPHDTQNPNMGQSETPRPVFHNYLRAFYPFRPAGNVSPSTVTLPLDQGDIILVHSVHTNGWADGTLLESGNRGWLPTNYCEAYDQLPMRPLLKALTDFWDVIRGGCGSSLKDFGNQDLMRGPIAGVRFLLEKSECLTRESSLIRRFDGLRRIRKALLSDLSSLVKTAKKFQEVANGVPSEDEVEAILDEMLLKAFKIVTRGVRFLDVWNEEVGLSRTIAEMDGPGESLGQYSLPLTPASANFNLGENDGPDRSESRMLESRMESRMESRMESRMESRTESRTESRTESRTESRMESRQMRHSRMNMSRSSMRTEIFDNRPVSVATKRVSISHRMSISGPSTAISAQNLASERLGTTYDAFLGVLGSFLGLHMQSRSSTELVVTTQQAVQSCRQLLNVVEVVCEHETHRSVFLEQARESMYERLSELVHAARDVFRPADLPDDDIVLMPDQGKRLVDAATDCVRAAGNCLAKARLVLEQIGDLELDPGESEERRQELSGIVSSQDETETPVEQERKPSLRLPPPPLRIPSTACSPATPALTDATTPSSFQSHLTNSPANTNALSSLPNSAILPTHLENISSFSTDSSYCESHPKSDVSESFGRGVTSTGSSFTYNSHTRDSEMSGVSQTSTRATSPDIGGSLQGSFTVHSLKESMSYSTLAEENEETEANILERTYAHELIYKEGSVMGGSLRALIEKLTAHQSTPDAMFVSTFYLTFRLFATPLEFAEALAERFEYIGDTPHAAGPVRLRVYNIFKGWLESHWRHDRDNIALDFIVNFANTRLVVDLPTAGKRLLELASKVSAVGGPLVPRLVSSMGKTNTSIAQYIHPDTPLPPVVLGKKEQSLLKQWKNGEGSITVLDFDPLELARQLTIKESRIFCSILPEELLDTEWTKKTGSLAVNVRAMSTLSTDLAHLVADSILYLEEPKKRAATIKHWVKIANKCLELNNYDTLMAIICSLNSSMISRLKKTWDVVSQKTKTALEQLRGIVDVSRNYAVLRQRLQNHVPPCLPFVGTYLTDLTFVDHGNQSLRTLYTDDSEMAVINFDKHMKTARIISELQRFQIPYRLTEVPELQAWMQNELVRVRSNGETTAQTFYRRSLVLEPRELSRSGNTFQSQSSQSESVPSRLDNAKDMFDFLSWTNQSKTKSVTTHG
- a CDS encoding DNA mismatch repair protein, with protein sequence MPVRVKNRALTLQRPDELEREWDHLRNSLVFLLLANPQFSKLVVLDVEKKRRMSIRLGITSIFEACIAHAREFDLKRIGLILTQSGLITPRSFDDWHEISASVSDIIIYGAISLKPSPTRKVQFISLGKEPMLSRNCSNVLYDEVNRLFGLSDFSNAGAPSGRNSVTRPASSVNQLDAPSNASTRSWAKSVNKWPMFYICIGTTAIVRLDNDGSEHLPESAKSVQRIVDVLGAMVHEFLKQHNLRPRSSKKQIRSSEQNQSIRSEFSDVASSFRGPLQQGRSLSSTEEAFSGYLKIPSFPRAQSVNSGQSLANWSRVKTAKDLKANSPTHRLPRRSNVAPDIVRGESSLPILPKHRPTRRSDGHMRTILPNPPNKSVSDEGRARTEDLTGNSPSDKMMTWIDPHTKLAYMINPRTGQTMNSRKSLATQLSPTDCLDASSKHPMQNLWIENLLGAWDNPSFSRTEMPISNLGAASAGQQNTATSSHNCFKGAGPLGTAQVAKYRGKLQRCALETAEVIAQVDKKFILAKVQTAPVFLNWDRTTNDVLLLIDQHAADERCRIELLLREMFLPAGQGENLESGGRVRTVQVGSLLFEISSTEGVLFQKYTSLFSDWGIEYMTHAKTNSTDLITVYTLPALIAERCRLEPHVLIDLMRREIWSNEEDGRKPFHSKKTFQPEDADQDLELSGSDDVAHKGASTSSASRSWVQQMNGCPQGIVDLLNSRACRTAIMFNDPLNIEECQALVSRLARCVFPFQCAHGRPSMVPILDLRPLSETAVSLPLDFDTRVSAYDDNDGVGLDFMEAFRARYVI